One window from the genome of Lonchura striata isolate bLonStr1 chromosome 24, bLonStr1.mat, whole genome shotgun sequence encodes:
- the KIAA2013 gene encoding uncharacterized protein KIAA2013 homolog, translated as MWLQQRLKGLPGLLSSSWARRLLLLLVLLLVAYWYLGAARARGAGRGAEPRGPAALCLQAAAGAWRAQTQRGDALPLPEEAAGAGGAPGLAVAGNGFLLLDVSAGRLWVRPAGPAAGPALATEYPALVRLRAPGGRGEARAALAALRDGAVRRLRCVQTGPGAGDCVTLREEVVAHRSRPHLYLQRIRIANPTERVAAFEVSAPAAASALGGRFVSSLEKVEERQFLLSSGRLLLDGSPKVVLVVVAAKKLVSRVQVAPKSHFDETLLSVVYTSEPIEVSRLEETFSKLREAAKKEMLEVMQMGVEDLFQEHQQTWSDLFISGIEMRKITDAHTPSSETVNMTLYYVLSTVPAPLLDPLLAAEDRERIEASLNYADHCFSGHATMHAENLWPPRLSSVTQILQLSDLWKLTLQKRGCKGLVTAGVHGLMQGMVLSFGGLQFTENHLQFQADPDVLHNSYSLRGIHYNKDLISLAVLLDAEGKPFLHVSVKFQDKPVRLYACEAGCMNEPVELTSEARGHTFPVMVTQPITPLLYISTDLVHLQDLRHTLHLKAILAHEEHMAKQYPGLPFLFWFSVASLITLFHLFLFKLIYNEYCGPGAKPLFRSKV; from the exons atgtggctgcagcagcggctgaaggggctgccggggctgctgTCCAGCAGCTGGGCGCGccgcctgctcctgctgctggtgctgctgctggtcgCCTACTGGTACCTgggcgcggcgcgggcgcggggcgcggggcgcggggccgaGCCGCGGGGCCCCGCCGCGCTCTGCCTTCAGGCGGCCGCGGGCGCCTGGCGGGCGCAGACCCAGCGCGGCGATGCGCTGCCGCTGCCGGAggaggcggccggggccggcggggccccGGGGCTGGCGGTGGCGGGGAACGGGTTCCTGCTGCTGGACGTGTCCGCCGGGCGGCTCTGGGTGCGGCCCGCGGGCCCCGCGGCCGGCCCGGCGCTCGCCACCGAGTACCCGGCGCTGGTGCGGCTGAgggcgccgggcgggcgcggcgaGGCGCGGGCGGCGCTGGCGGCGCTGCGGGACGGGGCCGTGCGGAGGCTGCGCTGCGTGCAGACCGGGCCCGGCGCCGGGGACTGCGTGACGCTGCGGGAGGAGGTGGTGGCCCACCGGAGCCGGCCGCATCTCTACCTGCAGCGCATCCGCATCGCCAACCCCACCGAGCGGGTGGCCGCCTTCGAGGTCTcggctcccgccgccgcctccgcgcTGGGCGGGCGCTTCGtcagcagcctggagaaggtGGAGGAGCGGCAGTTCCTGCTCTCCTCCGGCCGCCTGCTGCTGGACGGCAGCCCCAaggtggtgctggtggtggtAGCTGCCAAAAAACTCGTGAGCCGGGTGCAGGTCGCGCCCAAGTCGCACTTTGACGAGACCTTGCTGTCCGTGGTGTACACCTCGGAGCCCATCGAGGTGTCCAGGCTGGAGGAGACCTTCAGCAAGCTGAGGGAGGCAGCCAAGAAAGAGATGCTGGAGGTGATGCAGATGGGGGTGGAAGATCTTTTCCAGGAGCACCAGCAGACCTGGTCTGACTTGTTCATTTCAG GGATTGAGATGAGAAAGATCACAGACGCACACACCCCATCCAGTGAGACTGTCAACATGACCCTCTACTACGTGCTGTCAACTGTGCCAGCCCCGCTGCTGGACCCGCTCCTGGCTGCTGAGGACAGGGAGAGGATTGAGGCCAGCCTGAACTACGCTGACCACTGCTTCAGCGGCCACGCCACCATGCACGCCGAGAACCTGTGGCCACCGCGGCTGAGCAGCGTCACCCAGATCCTGCAGCTCTCAGACCTGTGGAAGCTGACTCTCCAAAAGCGGGGATGCAAGGGGCTTGTGACAGCTGGAGTGCACGGACTCATGCAGGGAATGGTGCTTAGTTTTGGGGGTCTGCAGTTCACAGAAAACCATCTTCAGTTTCAGGCTGACCCTGACGTACTTCATAACAGCTATTCCTTACGTGGGATCCATTACAATAAGGACTTGATCAGTTTAGCTGTTCTCCTGGATGCAGAAGGAAAGCCCTTCTTGCATGTGTCTGTGAAATTCCAGGACAAGCCTGTCAGACTGTATGCGTGTGAGGCAGGCTGCATGAACGAGCCTGTGGAGCTGACCTCAGAGGCACGAGGTCACACGTTCCCTGTCATGGTGACTCAACCCATCACACCACTGCTTTATATATCAACAGATTTGGTCCACTTGCAGGACCTAAGACACACACTCCACCTAAAAGCTATTCTGGCTCATGAGGAACACATGGCCAAGCAATACCCAGGCTTACCCTTCCTGTTCTGGTTCAGTGTGGCCTCCTTAATTactttgtttcatttgtttctgTTCAAACTCATCTACAACGAGTATTGTGGGCCAGGAGCCAAGCCCCTCTTCAGGAGTAAGGTATAA
- the LOC116184394 gene encoding chymotrypsin-like elastase family member 2A, translating into MLGLLFAVLILAPAAFGCGVPAYPPLVSRVVGGENARPYSWPWQASLQYYSNGKWSHTCGGTLIATNWVMTAAHCISSSMTYRVFLGKYNLAAEEKGSVAIAPEKIIVNQNWNPQKVANGYDIALIKLSEHVTLSDHIQLACLPPAQSILSSNTACYVTGWGRLQTNGPLPDDLQQGLLLVVDYATCSKPSWWGSTVKRTMVCAGGDGITSSCNGDSGGPLNCQRADGRWEVHGIVSFGSALSCNYYHKPSVFTRVSAYNSWIEQVMATN; encoded by the exons ATGCTTGGACTCCTCTTTGCTGTGTTGATTCTGGCACCTGCAG CCTTTGGCTGTGGGGTTCCTGCCTACCCACCTCTCGTGTCCAGAGTTGTTGGAGGGGAAAATGCAAGACCATACAGCTGGCCCTGGCAG GCTTCCCTTCAATACTATTCCAATGGCAAGTGGAGCCACACCTGTGGGGGAACCCTCATTGCCACCAACTGGGTTATGACAGCTGCCCACTGCATCAG TTCTTCTATGACATATCGAGTGTTTCTTGGAAAATACAACCTCGCAGCTGAGGAAAAAGGATCAGTTGCAATTGCTCCAGAAAAGATCATTGTTAATCAGAACTGGAATCCACAGAAAGTTGCAAATGG GTACGACATTGCTCTGATCAAACTCTCTGAGCACGTCACCTTGAGTGACCACATTCAGCTGGCCTGCCTGCCCCCTGCCCAGAGCATCCTGTCCTCCAACACTGCCTGCTATGTCACCggctggggaaggctgcagA CTAATGGACCCCTCCCTGATGACCTGCAGCAAGGCCTCCTGCTGGTGGTGGATTATGCAACCTGCTCCAAACCTTCCTGGTGGGGCAGCACAGTGAAACGCACCATGGTTTGTGCTGGTGGGGATGGAATCACCTCCAGCTGCAAC GGTGACTCTGGGGGCCCACTGAACTGCCAGAGGGCTGATGGCAGGTGGGAAGTGCACGGCATCGTCAGCTTTGGCTCTGCTCTTAGCTGCAACTACTACCACAAACCCTCCGTGTTCACTCGGGTCTCTGCCTACAACAGCTGGATCGAGcag GTTATGGCAACCAACTAA